The Solanum lycopersicum chromosome 9, SLM_r2.1 genome window below encodes:
- the LOC138338264 gene encoding probable transcriptional regulator RABBIT EARS codes for MENDFPNSSNSQKYQITWGPDGGKISQVKCYRCSFCKRGFSNAQALGGHMNIHRKDRAKLREISIETSDHIKKFVSPSSPDHIQALSSTDELILQHDISSDDMSNNPSKRPCVTLEEQHHNHNHHHHISKEKDENHELIIGGDVLQLPLFVDSPSKEEINKGMQLSVDDSKLDLELRLGPEP; via the coding sequence ATGGAGAATGATTTTCCTAATTCTTCCAACTCccaaaaataccaaataacATGGGGTCCTGATGGAGGCAAAATAAGCCAAGTCAAGTGTTATAGATGTAGCTTTTGTAAAAGAGGTTTCTCTAATGCACAAGCTCTAGGTGGACACATGAATATCCATAGAAAAGATAGAGCCAAGCTTAGAGAAATCTCGATCGAGACTTCAGATCATATCAAGAAGTTTGTCAGTCCTTCTTCTCCCGATCATATTCAGGCACTATCCAGTACCGATGAATTAATATTGCAACACGATATATCTAGCGATGACATGAGTAACAACCCCTCGAAAAGGCCATGTGTTACACTTGAAGAAcaacatcataatcataatcatcatcatcatatttcgaaagaaaaagatgaaaatcATGAATTGATTATTGGAGGTGATGTTTTACAATTACCTTTGTTTGTGGACTCTCCatcaaaagaagaaattaataaGGGCATGCAATTGAGTGTTGATGATTCAAAATTGGACCTTGAGCTTCGATTAGGACCAGAACCatag